A segment of the Branchiostoma floridae strain S238N-H82 chromosome 10, Bfl_VNyyK, whole genome shotgun sequence genome:
ttttcacgttctgacacttttataaggtgaaatacacttagtagacatgtttagaatcaaaaagaaaaatctttgatcaaaactcgatttttaatggcaaagttcgtagtaagcgcagaacggctgaaaagggcctaaataaaaatttaggccggacgtgacggccgatatattttgatttggccCAACGTTACAGGGGCCAAGCATCAAACCGAAGTTCTTttcgaacaaccaatcagcgcccttcaAACAAGCAGTGTTCAGAGATTCGAACGCTGAATCGATTCATTCTTGACAGAGATAGAAAGAAGGGCAGTTTGAAATTCCCCGACCTACACGCCCGAATTGGGGAGTTAATCGCATGNNNNNNNNNNNNNNNNNNNNNNNNNNNNNNNNNNNNNNNNNNNNNNNNNNNNNNNNNNNNNNNNNNNNNNNNNNNNNNNNNNNNNNNNNNNNNNNNNNNNTCGTCTCTTTGGGGGAATTTACGGCATCATGCTTCCGACGTTAACGTACACTGTTTCGGTAAGTGAGATATTCGTATCTTGACATTGGTAACGTTTTGTTTCCACAatatgagtttggaaacttTCCGGGCACATGTACACTGATGCCCCAGGTCTTTCTTTTTTATCCATATAAGTATTGGGGTATGTAGCCTGTGTTCATTCACAGTTTATCTCAGTCACTAGTCTACTAGTAGCAAGACGGGAAGCAAACAGCAGACGATTGTTTGTGTTACAAAGAACTGTTGTTAGCGTGGGTGACGAAAAGGCCATGGAGTCTTCACGAAACTTTTTACAGATTTACTTGACTGAAAACTGTTAAGTCAATGGTAGTATAACTGCGATTTGGTGTTTATCTGAACGTTTCTAGTCAGGATGAGGGAACTTCATACAGGCGTTTAATATCAAATAGGGTTCGAATAACACATTACAAACTCTCTACTGTACGTTCCCCACGTGGGGGCTGTTGGTATGGCCGTGAGGTCCATATTGCTAGCTTTTGGATGTGAGCATTTTCAATAATAGGGGTGAAATGGCATGCTGAggcatgattcaaaatggcacgTGTTCTGATTTCCGCCCAATTtagattgacaaagactggagatgTACTTGAAAGAAGGACACTTCAGGGCATATGGGTTGCCTTAGACGGACATtttattaatttgttttatattcTCTGTGATGATAAAAGTGTAATGTGAGGATGTAAAGTATAATTTCTTGAAACTCCAAACGCTGCCCCTCTCCCACGAATTTAATTTATTGGCTTGAAAACATAccggaagattgattaacttgtcgtTGCCATGTGCAATCTTTATGTGCTCAAACTtaacaaggttttaagtcgtatatcTTACCGATTTTGTAAagcactgaaaatattttgcataccggagctagtttttgactgacagatgggttttGAAAAGTATCCGATTAAAGTTCCGTGCCGTTACTAACGTTATCTTATGTATCGACACGATTTCAAAactttgcatagaatctataaCGTTTTAAATCCTGCCGAGAAAAATGGAATTCAGGACTTTCAAGCATTCAAGCAATGTCATAGATGGTAACTGTTTAACAGTGACGACAGAAGTACCACAGagtggatttcaaaattttgacattgtgCATAAATGAAACAAGGTAAATCAGGAGGGGTAATTTCACTATCCAGTGTTTATGAGTGCTTATTGCATGGCATTTATTTGTTCGTGAGAGAAACAGCACAGTATCGTGGAAAGGGGTATCTGAATCTGATGGTCACGTTTCCAgggatcatcattttgttcatgccTACCTTACTGGCCTTTCTAAATCGCCTAGCGGCTCGCTTTGGGGGGTTTTTCGTCGCTATCGCTCCATTGGCGGGTGGAAAAATCGTGATTGATTGTTGGTTATAATATTACaacgtttgtaaaacattttcagatacacaataagtgtaatgatcgtatatgtcaggcatgacaatttgtgccaaaattatttccattttggtttgtaaagTTTGTCGCATTTGTTATGCTTTATGCCAGNNNNNNNNNNNNNNNNNNNNNNNNNNNNNNNNNNNNNNNNNNNNNNNNNNNNNNNNNNNNNNNNNNNNNNNNNNNNNNNNNNNNNNNNNNNNNNNNNNNNNNNNNNNNNNNNNNNNNNNNNNNNNNNNNNNNNNNNNNNNNNNNNNNNNNNNNNNNNNNNNNNNNNNNNNNNNNNNNNNNNNNNNNNNNNNNNNNNNNNNNNNNNNNNNNNNNNNNNNNNNNNNNNNNNNNNNNNNNNNNNNNNNNNNNNNNNNNNNNNNNNNNNNNNNNNNNNNNNNNNNNNNNNNNNNNNNNNNNNNNNNNNNNNNNNNNNNNNNNNNNNNNNNNNNNNNNNNNNNNNNNNNNNNNNNNNNNNNNNNNNNNNNNNNNNNNNNNNNNNNNNNNNNNNNNNNNNNNNNNNNNNNNNNNNNNNNNNNNNNNNNNNNNNNNNNNNNNNNNNNNNNNNNNNNNNNNNNNNNNNNNNNNNNNNNNNNNNNNNNNNNNNNNNNNNNNNNNNNNNNNNNNNNNNNNNNNNNNNNNNNNNNNNNNNNNNNNNNNNNNNNNNNNNNNNNNNNNNNNNNNNNNNNNNNNNNNNNNNNNNNNNNNNNNNNNNNNNNNNNNNNNNNNNNNNNNNNNNNNNNNNNNNNNNNNNNNNNNNNNNNNNNNNNNNNNNNNNNNNNNNNNNNNNNNNNNNNNNNNNNNNNNNNNNNNNNNNNNNNNCGGTGCGAAAGTATGACTCACAGGTTATGTTTAGACTgtgtgaccgtatgactcacagaccattcttttattctatttacctatGCGAAAGTAGGACCCACATGGTTATATTTCGGCTGTGTGGCTGTATGGCTCTCAGACCATTCTCTTGgttctatttacctgtgcgaaagtaggactcacatgttatatattggctgtgtgaccgtatgactcacagaccattcttttattctattatCCTATGCGAAAGTAGGACTCACATGTTATATTTCGGCTGTGTGGCTGaatggctcacagaccattcccttattctatttacctgtgcgaaagtaggactcacatgttatatattggctgtgtgaccgtatgactcacagaccattctctaattctatttacctgtgcgaaagTAGGACTTACAGGTTATATTTTGGCTGTGTGGCTGaatggctcacagaccattctcttattctatttacctgtccgaaagtaggacttacatgtataatttggtATAATTTGGCTGTGTGGTcgtatggctcacagaccattctcttattctatttacctgtgcgaccTGATAGGAGGGTTACCACGGGTTATTTTGGGTCAATGACTGTGTGACTCTTAGACCATTCTCTTAAACAGGAATCCCGTGTTCCCTGGGTAAAGTACCAAGGAAGTattccctactgtgaccatcccagtagctacaagggtgaattgtaccctataaatacatagatTTATTAgaaatcccagactgtctacaggGTGGAAACAACGGCAGGACACATTAGGCTCGTTcttattgaaatgtaaaaaatgctgtcgcctgcctttatgacttgatatggagcaaattagacaacatcactggttccttcatttttcacaacccctgtaatgtttaaaaaaatatgcacCACAACTTTCATGTTGCTTAACCGATTGGGAGATCATTATAGCCACTGGTgtgatttcaccccctaaaaagttggtgtcgcctgagaagaaacgaagaattcaagtagtaaaaatgtaacaattcagttccNNNNNNNNNNNNNNNNNNNNNNNNNNNNNNNNNNNNNNNNNNNNNNNNNNNNNNNNNNNNNNNNNNNNNNNNNNNNNNNNNNNNNNNNNNNNNNNNNNNNtaaaaaaaaaacgagatgAATCGAGCTGGTACCTGAACTAACTTAGTAGACATGATgagaatataaaagaaaaatctttgatcaaaactcgatttttaatggcaaagttcgtagtaagcgcagaacggctgaaaagggcctaaatcttatgttttgagcgaaattatcgtgtctaatgcattaccaatggcattttttcaaaactttttttttcacgttctgacacttttataaggtgaaatacacttagtagacatgtttagaatcaaaaagaaaaatctttgatcaaaactcgatttttaatggcaaagttcgtagtaagcgcagaacggctgaaaagggcctaaatcttatgttttgagcgaaattatcgtgtctaatgcattaccaatggcattttttcaaaactttttttttcacgttctgacacttttataaggtgaaatacacttagtagacatgtttagaatcaaaaagaaaaatctttaatcaaaactcgatttttaatggcaaagttcgtagtaagcgcagaacggctgaaaagggcctaaatcttatgttttgagcgaaattatcgtgtctaatgcattaccaatggcattttttcaaaacttttttttcacgttctgacacttttataaggtgaaatacacttagtagacatgtttagaatcaaaaagaaaaatctttgatcaaaactcgatttttaatggcaaagttcgtagtaagcgcagaacggctgaaaagggcctaaatcttatgttttgagcgaaattatcgtgtctaatgcattaccaatggcattttttcaaaacttttttttcacgttctgacacttttataaggtgaaatacacttagtagacatgtttagaatcaaaaagaaaaatctttgatcaaaactcgatttttaatggcaaagttcgtagtaagcgcagaacggtcAAAGGTCACGAAAACATGGACGGTCGTTAATTTTCGTCGCTCTATCGTCCGCCTATCTTTCTTTGGAATTCGTAACTGCCTAGCTCTGAAATTTAGCTAATTCACAGGCCAACCTACTGCCCAAGCCTCTGAGTCAGGACTTCTGTTGATTTCGAGGTTGGTTCCTGCGTTTTTTTCCATTGTTTGAGCTCATCTCTGGCGGCTGGCACCGAGGCCACGTTTATCCGTCATGGCGTCCACCCAGAGGAACACACGTGCGTCGTCTCAAACCCAAGCTAAGTCTGTGGAGCTTCGGGAGAAGCTATCTGCTGATAACAAGTTACTCCTGGATGCCATTGAAGCCACGCTTCTACTTTCCCTGAAGTCTGAGATACAGGAGCTGAAGTCTCAACTTGCTGGCCGTGCTGACGAGCAGAGGGAAATCAAATCAAGTGTTGCACAGGGTGAAAGTCTCAAATCGACACCACAGATGCAGCTTGTTCGCGAGACCTCTGCCAGATTAAATGATCTTGAGCAGTATTCTAGAAGAAACTGCCTCCTCTTGCATGGGGCTGTTTCACCTACCTCCGACACCGTCCAGATCATCCTCGACACCGCCAAGAACACCCTGGGCATCGACTTGTCGGAGGGTGATATTGATCGGGCTCACCCGCTACCCAGACGCAAAGGTTCTGATGGTCAACGCCCACCTCCCATTGTGATCAAGTTTGTCTCGTACACCGCCAGGCACAAGTTTTTCTCCGCTAAGTCCAAACTCAAAGGATCTAAGCTCTTTGTCACTGAGCAGCTTACCAAGGAAAATGCTCTACTGCTTCGTGCAACCAGAGAGAAGATGGGGAACGGCTGGTCCATGGACGGACGCATCTACTGTCTGCATGACAGTGTCAAGAAGAGGGTCGCCAACCGCACGGACTTGGACAACAtggaactgtaacgttactcaCTGTAAGTTCTGTATCTCTGCAGAGCTAATGGAACCTTTACTTATGGCATAGGCGGACGAGAGAGCCCATGTCCAACTTTGACTGCATTCTGTTGCCAGTCACTTGTAAACTCACTCTAGTATGAGTATAATCTTGTTATTAGTTTTGTATTTATGTAACAATTTGTGTCACCTTGTTAAACATGTTTGTCGCTGTTCTGTACAGCATAGTTGGTGTTGTCATTATCAATTAGCGAGGAATTCCTCCTCACACGTGCGTGCCAGGCGGGAGAGCATTGTTCCTTTAGTACTCCAATCCCTCCCCACATAACATGAAGTCTCTCTCCGTCTGCCACGCCAACGTGAGAAGTCTACCTGCTAATGATTTTGTTAAACTCCATGAACTCGAATCTGTTGCCCTAGATGTCGGATTCGACGTGATAGCATTAACAGAAACTTGGTGTGATGAAACTATTCCCGATTCAGATATTAGCCTGTCGTCATATCAATCCCCGTTACGACGGGACCGCAACAGACATGGGGGTGGAGTTGCGCTTTACGCATCCAATAATCTACCGTGTAAAAGAAGGTCTGACCTTGAAACAGATGGTTCTGAAACAATCTGGTGCGAGGTGAAGCTAAAGAACTGGACtgtttacatttgtacctgcTATAGACCACCTGGCCAGAATGTGGATGAGCGCACGGCATTCATAGACCACCTGCAGCGGGCGGTAGATACCATTGTGGACAATGGGCCTTCTCAGCAAAATGCAATAGTCTTACTTGGTGATTTCAATGGTAATTCAGATAATGCAGCTGGTATGATAAACAGATTTGTGTCTGACAATAatttttctcagttaataaCGGAACCTACTCGTAGTACCGACACCTCAGCATCTGTGCTTGATCTGATTATTACTGACTCACCAGGTATGTTTGTGGACCATGGTATTCTTCCTCCCCTTGCTAATTGTGACCATGCTGTTACTTATGGAACAATGTCTGTTAAGGTCCCTAAAGTCAACGCTTATAAACGAACAATGTATGACTTTACGAACGTCGATTATGAAGAACTTAATTCTAAGATTCTTGAAGTAGACTGGAATTCCGTGATATCGGATCACATTCCAGACGTGAATGCCTCAGCTGAGGCTTTTATGTCGACTCTCACAGATGTCATAAAGACGGTTATTCCAAGTAAAGTAGTCACTATCCGCCCTAGAGATAAGCCCTGGATGACATGTGAGATCAGGCGCTTACTCAGGAGAAAGAGGCGGCTCTACGGacggtacaaaaaaacaaataactctagtttattttgtgcatttaaaCGAGTTAGAAATAATTGTATAGATTTAATAAGAAAAGCGAAGAGAAATCATCGGCATAGCCTCTGTCTTGACCTTGCCAATCCAACTTCTAACCCCAAGAAATGGTGGTCAATTTCCAAGGAAATCTTTCTTGGCAAGGCGGACCGGGTTCTGCCCTCTTTACTTGAGAATGGAAATGTTATGACAGACGACAAGGCCAAGGCCGATATTCTTAACAACTACTTTGCATCTCAAACGTACCTGAATACCGATGGCGCCTCTTTCCCAAACTTTGTACCCAGAACAGAACTAGCTCTCAATTCAATTAATTGTTGCCCCGCAAATGTCTACAGTGTACTGTCAAACCTCAATATAAACAAGGCCACAGGGCCTGATGGACTAAGTAACAGGCTTCTGAAGTGTATAGCACCTTCAATAGCACAACCACTGTCGCATTTGTTTAATG
Coding sequences within it:
- the LOC118424295 gene encoding uncharacterized protein LOC118424295, producing MASTQRNTRASSQTQAKSVELREKLSADNKLLLDAIEATLLLSLKSEIQELKSQLAGRADEQREIKSSVAQGESLKSTPQMQLVRETSARLNDLEQYSRRNCLLLHGAVSPTSDTVQIILDTAKNTLGIDLSEGDIDRAHPLPRRKGSDGQRPPPIVIKFVSYTARHKFFSAKSKLKGSKLFVTEQLTKENALLLRATREKMGNGWSMDGRIYCLHDSVKKRVANRTDLDNMEL